From the genome of Deinococcus sp. AJ005, one region includes:
- the ccmE gene encoding cytochrome c maturation protein CcmE, with amino-acid sequence MSSPTPKPLPRARQRRRNPLPIVLGVTALVGLTAFIAFGNLNKSLEYFVTPTEYSQQKAELEGRPIRIGGLVRAVNYDPQTLDLKFVVSDGGASFPVQYVGAVSDLFKENQGVVVRGEFQGNTFHANELIVKHSEEYNVPKTQTELKDMLQQTQ; translated from the coding sequence ATGAGCAGTCCCACGCCTAAGCCGCTGCCCCGCGCACGCCAGCGCCGCCGCAATCCGTTGCCCATCGTGCTGGGCGTCACCGCTCTGGTGGGCCTGACTGCCTTTATCGCCTTCGGGAATCTGAACAAGAGCCTGGAATACTTCGTGACCCCCACCGAGTATTCGCAGCAAAAGGCCGAGCTGGAAGGCCGCCCCATTCGCATCGGTGGGCTGGTGCGGGCGGTCAATTATGACCCCCAGACGCTTGATCTGAAATTCGTTGTCTCGGATGGTGGGGCCAGTTTTCCGGTGCAGTACGTAGGCGCAGTGAGTGACCTCTTCAAGGAAAATCAGGGCGTCGTGGTGCGTGGCGAGTTTCAGGGCAACACCTTTCATGCCAACGAACTGATCGTCAAGCACAGCGAGGAATACAACGTTCCCAAGACGCAGACCGAGCTGAAGGACATGCTTCAGCAGACGCAGTAA
- the ccmD gene encoding heme exporter protein CcmD encodes MDKYSVYVIVVYAVTFVLLLGYLVWLWARLRAVKDETGEVPR; translated from the coding sequence ATGGATAAATACAGCGTTTATGTGATCGTCGTGTACGCCGTAACTTTTGTGCTGTTGCTGGGGTATCTGGTGTGGCTGTGGGCGCGCCTGCGCGCGGTGAAGGATGAGACAGGTGAGGTTCCGAGATGA
- a CDS encoding TlpA family protein disulfide reductase has product MTDTPSTQTTKPNPAPIWKRAIPPLIAAALVGVLGYTLLSPAKNVTTGGPLIGKAAPAFTLTSLDGVPISLASLKGRPVVLNFWASWCGPCREEAPLFRELGTQQTADGVAILGILFQETKEQNARDFIKEYALAYPNLRDPGINTGVDYGVSGIPETVFIDKAGIVQFMDRGGLTRERLNAGLEKIGVKGI; this is encoded by the coding sequence ATGACTGACACACCTTCCACCCAAACAACCAAACCCAATCCCGCTCCCATCTGGAAGCGTGCCATTCCTCCCCTGATCGCGGCGGCGCTGGTGGGTGTGCTGGGTTACACGCTGCTCAGCCCGGCCAAGAATGTCACCACGGGCGGCCCGCTGATCGGCAAGGCCGCGCCCGCCTTTACCCTGACCAGTCTGGACGGCGTTCCCATCAGTCTGGCAAGCCTGAAGGGCCGCCCCGTCGTCCTCAATTTCTGGGCGTCGTGGTGCGGCCCCTGCCGCGAGGAAGCGCCGCTGTTCCGCGAACTGGGAACGCAGCAGACGGCGGACGGCGTGGCGATTCTGGGCATCCTGTTTCAGGAAACAAAAGAGCAGAACGCCCGTGATTTCATCAAGGAATACGCGCTGGCCTACCCCAACCTGCGGGACCCCGGCATTAATACAGGCGTGGATTACGGCGTGTCTGGCATTCCCGAAACCGTTTTTATTGACAAGGCGGGCATCGTGCAATTCATGGACCGGGGCGGCCTGACCCGCGAACGCCTGAACGCGGGGCTGGAGAAGATCGGTGTGAAGGGGATATGA
- a CDS encoding PKD domain-containing protein → MYRNRLSVGLGILLSAALLGCGNHNIGTPTPTPTNVAPVAAFALTGDAFTASGASAFKTVKLDATTSSDPNGDALTYRWDLGDGNTATGPVVSTSYPGGAFTVKLTVTDPGGLSNAATQTRTYTQAAATGSADVKVKVVDTGGTPLSGVVVTLSGNVGTTDALGVAQVSGDTGRLSLLKVARAGFMTQTVQTELKTGAANATIQVTLRPLETVQTLNAATGGTLSAGSGASVTVPANAFVDSSGNAVTGMVQAMLTPITGADVTFPGHGEALSAAGTRANLFSYGMLDVQFAQGTQKLQLAPGKTAQLLLDLNASKHPDGSPINVGDSIPTWWFNGQVGLWIEESAGQVIASATAASGKALKMTVNHFTTWNWDAVYNGSSTTLAVKCMHLDGGGNPTVALAVGETCHLTGFIQLPGSNGMAQVWHDSYIDSTGVTAMGIPTGMVVTLTGTANGMSGAATTTTGSFPTLASPLIIPLNTVFIAPPPSNTLAFLTPVVSVTDSTGALMVNADNTLTVPPGSTPTFTLTKSGIPQPFSPCNFASLVLPCLQSATETTLGQMHVSVVLSGNPATYALTATLGAQTASYTISVY, encoded by the coding sequence ATGTACAGGAACCGTCTTTCTGTGGGCCTCGGCATTCTTCTCTCGGCGGCGCTGCTGGGCTGTGGCAACCACAATATCGGCACGCCCACCCCCACCCCCACCAACGTCGCGCCCGTGGCGGCCTTTGCCCTGACCGGCGATGCTTTCACGGCCAGTGGGGCCTCCGCCTTCAAGACCGTGAAACTGGACGCCACCACCTCCAGCGATCCCAACGGCGACGCCCTGACCTACCGCTGGGATCTGGGAGACGGCAACACGGCCACTGGCCCGGTCGTTTCCACCAGTTACCCGGGCGGGGCGTTCACGGTGAAGCTCACGGTGACGGACCCCGGCGGCCTGAGCAACGCGGCCACCCAGACCCGGACCTACACCCAGGCCGCCGCGACAGGCAGCGCTGATGTGAAAGTCAAGGTCGTGGACACGGGCGGAACCCCCCTGAGCGGCGTGGTCGTCACGCTGTCGGGCAACGTGGGCACCACCGACGCGCTGGGGGTCGCGCAGGTCAGCGGCGATACGGGCCGCCTCAGCCTGCTGAAAGTGGCGCGGGCCGGATTCATGACGCAGACGGTTCAGACCGAACTGAAGACTGGAGCGGCGAACGCCACCATCCAGGTCACTCTGCGCCCCCTGGAAACGGTTCAGACCCTGAACGCAGCCACGGGCGGAACCCTCAGCGCCGGGAGTGGCGCAAGCGTCACCGTGCCTGCCAACGCGTTCGTGGACAGCAGCGGCAACGCGGTCACAGGAATGGTTCAGGCCATGCTGACGCCCATCACAGGCGCAGATGTGACCTTCCCCGGCCACGGTGAGGCCCTGTCGGCGGCGGGAACGCGTGCCAACCTCTTTAGCTACGGCATGCTGGACGTGCAGTTTGCCCAGGGAACGCAGAAGCTTCAGCTTGCGCCGGGCAAGACCGCGCAGTTGCTGCTGGACCTGAATGCCAGCAAGCACCCGGACGGCAGCCCCATTAACGTGGGTGACAGCATTCCGACATGGTGGTTTAACGGTCAGGTAGGGCTGTGGATAGAGGAAAGTGCGGGTCAGGTGATAGCCAGCGCGACTGCGGCCAGCGGCAAGGCCCTGAAGATGACCGTCAACCACTTCACCACCTGGAACTGGGACGCCGTGTACAACGGAAGCAGCACGACCCTAGCCGTGAAATGCATGCACCTGGATGGCGGCGGCAACCCCACGGTGGCGCTGGCGGTGGGGGAGACGTGCCACCTGACCGGATTCATTCAACTGCCGGGCAGCAATGGGATGGCGCAGGTCTGGCACGACAGTTATATCGACTCCACTGGCGTCACCGCCATGGGCATCCCCACCGGAATGGTGGTCACGCTGACGGGAACGGCGAATGGCATGAGTGGCGCGGCCACCACCACCACGGGCAGCTTTCCCACGCTGGCCAGCCCCCTGATCATTCCGCTCAATACCGTGTTTATCGCGCCGCCGCCCAGTAACACGCTCGCCTTCCTGACCCCCGTTGTCAGCGTCACCGACAGCACTGGCGCATTGATGGTCAACGCAGACAACACCCTCACAGTTCCTCCCGGCAGCACGCCGACGTTCACCCTCACCAAGAGCGGCATCCCGCAACCCTTTAGCCCCTGCAATTTCGCCAGCCTCGTGCTGCCCTGCTTGCAGAGTGCTACAGAGACCACGCTTGGGCAGATGCACGTTTCCGTGGTCCTGAGCGGCAATCCCGCCACCTACGCGCTGACCGCCACGCTCGGCGCGCAAACGGCCAGTTACACCATCAGCGTTTACTGA
- a CDS encoding biotin--[acetyl-CoA-carboxylase] ligase, with the protein MSSASTSGRLLDLLTDTPQSGEMLAGRLGVGRVTVNTLAHGLQEDGIPLQITRAGYALTPGTPASGLVRRTGTLGMALRYRGTVGSTQDEARAWADDAADPAPHGAVVVAERQTGGRGRRGRAWTPIPGGLTFSVLLGGGGEDGWPPLTLPELALMPLAAGVAVQAACGVGGLKWPNDLLAPDGRKLAGILLEADLRGEEARRAVLGIGLNVSDAPAGAAHLSELRPEVTRAGVLGDILSQLDHWLRAPPAEILDAWARVSVTLGRPVRVQTPRGPLEGVAERLDAGGSLIVQTPDGPHTVSAGDVELIGALNGGPAP; encoded by the coding sequence ATGTCATCTGCCTCAACTTCTGGCCGCCTGCTGGACCTCCTGACCGACACCCCCCAGTCCGGGGAGATGCTGGCCGGGCGGCTGGGCGTGGGCCGCGTGACCGTGAACACGCTGGCCCACGGGTTGCAGGAGGACGGCATTCCGTTGCAGATCACCCGTGCCGGATATGCCCTGACCCCTGGCACGCCCGCGTCGGGGCTGGTGCGCCGGACCGGGACTCTAGGCATGGCCCTGCGTTACCGGGGAACCGTGGGTAGCACCCAGGATGAGGCCCGCGCCTGGGCTGATGACGCGGCGGACCCCGCCCCGCACGGCGCGGTGGTGGTGGCTGAGCGCCAGACCGGCGGGCGCGGACGGCGCGGGCGTGCGTGGACCCCCATCCCCGGAGGCCTGACCTTCAGCGTGCTGCTGGGCGGCGGGGGAGAGGACGGCTGGCCTCCGCTGACCCTGCCCGAACTGGCGTTAATGCCGCTGGCGGCGGGTGTGGCGGTGCAGGCGGCCTGCGGGGTTGGCGGCCTGAAATGGCCCAATGATCTGCTTGCGCCGGATGGTCGCAAACTGGCCGGAATTCTGCTGGAGGCCGATCTGCGCGGCGAGGAAGCCCGGCGCGCGGTGCTGGGCATCGGCCTGAACGTCTCTGATGCCCCGGCTGGTGCGGCCCACTTGAGCGAACTGCGCCCCGAGGTGACCCGAGCGGGGGTGCTGGGTGACATCCTTTCCCAGCTTGATCACTGGCTGCGCGCCCCGCCCGCCGAGATTCTGGACGCCTGGGCGCGGGTCAGCGTGACCCTGGGCCGCCCGGTGCGCGTGCAGACGCCGCGCGGCCCGCTGGAGGGCGTGGCCGAACGCCTGGATGCGGGCGGCAGCCTGATCGTCCAGACCCCGGACGGCCCGCACACCGTCAGCGCCGGGGACGTGGAACTGATCGGCGCACTGAACGGTGGCCCTGCCCCGTAA
- the ccsA gene encoding cytochrome c biogenesis protein CcsA — protein sequence MTTKSSIKKGNLMTTLLGGATVVTLAVAIVLGLAAPLDVNQGSLVRLMFVHVPSAWLSYLAYGGTGLFGLLYLIQRQRRWDRLALASAEIGVLFTVVTIVGGMLWAKPTWGTYWVWDARLTTTALSLVVYGGYLLIRTLIDDPERRARVSAVVGIVGTLYVPVNYMAVEWWRGVHQTQTLKLLGKVRFDAAPVYGWVLLMAVVAFTFLYLYLLRVRGTLAAREEAREERELMEDLGTPGQMGASHG from the coding sequence ATGACCACCAAAAGCAGCATTAAAAAAGGAAATCTCATGACGACGTTGCTGGGCGGGGCCACCGTGGTCACGCTGGCGGTGGCGATTGTGCTGGGTCTGGCCGCGCCGTTGGACGTGAATCAGGGTTCGCTGGTGCGCCTGATGTTCGTGCATGTGCCGAGCGCGTGGCTCAGTTATCTGGCCTATGGCGGCACGGGTCTGTTCGGCCTGCTGTATCTGATCCAGCGCCAGCGACGCTGGGACCGTCTGGCCCTGGCCAGCGCAGAGATCGGCGTGCTGTTCACGGTGGTCACGATTGTCGGCGGGATGCTGTGGGCCAAACCCACCTGGGGAACGTACTGGGTCTGGGACGCCCGCCTGACCACCACGGCGCTGAGTCTGGTGGTCTACGGCGGCTACCTGCTGATCCGCACTTTAATTGACGATCCCGAACGTCGCGCCCGCGTGTCGGCAGTGGTGGGCATCGTGGGAACGCTGTACGTGCCCGTCAATTACATGGCGGTGGAGTGGTGGCGCGGCGTTCACCAGACCCAGACCCTCAAACTGCTGGGCAAGGTGCGGTTTGACGCCGCCCCGGTGTACGGCTGGGTGCTGCTGATGGCTGTCGTCGCCTTCACCTTCCTGTACCTGTACCTTCTGCGCGTGCGTGGAACATTGGCCGCCCGCGAGGAAGCCCGCGAGGAGCGCGAACTGATGGAAGACTTGGGCACGCCGGGTCAGATGGGGGCGTCTCATGGATAA
- the mltG gene encoding endolytic transglycosylase MltG: MTRLRGGRAPVWTRVLLILLVLLLLAALGAFLYVRNLTAPAGGAAYTLEVKPGDTLAAVARELQGKKIIKSADALRFVMRQNGTAGSLKEGMYDLDGSLSVQGVAEKLAGQARIPVINVTVPEGKRIKDLPAIFQKAGYDGAAILAALKDPSLSKYAADTQKNLEGFVFPATYEFRPKETPRKIVETMVARMNDEFTPERIAKAKALDLSVRDWVILASMVQAEAANDLEMPIVAGVFLNRIKDGIALGSDPTVAYGLGKDLPDLDRSAGDFTTDTPYSTYTRMGLPAGPINNPGQAALQSVLNANLKLADGRDALYFLHAPNGKIYVNHTYAEHLRDNERYR; this comes from the coding sequence GTGACCCGGCTGCGTGGGGGCCGTGCCCCAGTCTGGACCAGGGTTCTGCTGATTCTGCTGGTGTTGCTACTGCTGGCGGCGCTGGGCGCGTTTCTGTATGTCCGTAACCTGACTGCGCCTGCCGGGGGCGCGGCCTACACGCTGGAGGTCAAACCCGGCGACACGCTGGCGGCGGTGGCCCGTGAATTGCAAGGGAAGAAGATCATCAAGAGTGCCGACGCCCTGCGCTTCGTGATGCGCCAGAACGGTACGGCGGGCAGTCTCAAGGAAGGGATGTACGATCTGGACGGCTCCCTGAGCGTGCAGGGGGTGGCCGAGAAGCTGGCGGGTCAGGCGCGCATTCCGGTGATCAACGTGACCGTCCCCGAGGGCAAGCGCATCAAGGATCTCCCGGCCATCTTCCAGAAGGCGGGCTATGACGGCGCGGCCATTCTGGCGGCCCTCAAAGACCCCAGTCTGAGCAAGTACGCCGCCGATACGCAGAAGAATCTGGAAGGGTTCGTCTTCCCGGCCACCTACGAATTCCGGCCCAAAGAAACGCCCCGCAAGATCGTGGAAACGATGGTGGCCCGCATGAACGACGAGTTCACGCCCGAACGGATTGCCAAAGCAAAGGCGCTGGACCTGAGCGTGCGCGACTGGGTAATCCTGGCCAGCATGGTGCAGGCCGAGGCTGCCAACGATCTGGAAATGCCCATCGTGGCCGGGGTGTTCCTCAACCGCATCAAGGACGGGATTGCGCTGGGCAGCGATCCCACCGTGGCTTACGGGCTGGGCAAGGACCTGCCGGACCTGGACCGTTCGGCGGGGGATTTCACCACGGACACGCCGTACAGCACCTATACCCGTATGGGCCTGCCCGCCGGACCCATCAACAATCCCGGTCAGGCCGCCTTGCAAAGTGTCCTGAACGCCAACCTCAAGCTGGCCGATGGACGTGACGCGCTGTACTTTCTGCATGCGCCGAACGGCAAGATTTACGTGAACCACACCTATGCTGAACACCTGCGTGACAACGAGCGGTATCGGTGA
- a CDS encoding Fur family transcriptional regulator, translated as MTMVRQTKQRAAVIEVLRAARSHPDAAWIHAQVRQSLPSLSLGTVYRTLDSLVAGGVVVTLERAGQATRYDYKRAGEDHHHAVCRGCGAVFDVDAGELPQLPAAALPAGFQVTDVRLEFIGVCPDCQPEKVS; from the coding sequence ATGACGATGGTGCGGCAGACCAAGCAGCGGGCGGCAGTGATTGAGGTGCTGCGGGCGGCGCGGTCTCACCCGGACGCGGCCTGGATTCACGCACAGGTGCGCCAGAGCCTGCCCAGCCTGAGCCTGGGAACCGTGTACCGCACGCTGGACTCCCTGGTTGCGGGCGGCGTGGTGGTCACGCTAGAACGCGCCGGACAGGCCACCCGTTACGACTACAAGCGCGCAGGCGAGGACCACCACCACGCCGTTTGCCGGGGCTGCGGCGCGGTCTTTGATGTGGACGCAGGCGAACTGCCCCAACTGCCTGCCGCCGCGCTGCCCGCCGGGTTTCAGGTGACCGACGTGCGGCTGGAATTTATCGGGGTTTGCCCGGACTGTCAGCCCGAAAAAGTCAGCTAG
- a CDS encoding carbohydrate kinase family protein — MIERKPLVSLGDLNWDVLAKPDTMLLSGGDTTGRLELSGGGSAANLAVWARRCGYPSTFVGKIGRDRFGELATAELQAEGVETELILSTEHPTGVVLALIDRRGQRAMLTGQGADWELLPAELPEGVLRAAGHLHLTAWSLFRDPPRAAALAAALLSKSSRTGEGNATLSLDPGSFQMIQQMGRENFLDIVDHVPFDLLFPNDDEARAMSGCAHSADALSWLRERYPHALVVLKMDADGALIEGPDQPRVAVAATPDTLIDATGAGDAFGGAFLAGWLAHRNAEKAARLAVEVGGWVVSRFGARPPADAELAARLARHPLEAAPPQSARAGASL; from the coding sequence ATGATTGAACGAAAGCCTCTGGTGTCGCTGGGCGACCTGAACTGGGATGTGCTGGCCAAGCCCGACACCATGCTGCTCTCCGGCGGCGACACCACCGGGCGGCTGGAACTGTCGGGCGGCGGCAGCGCGGCCAATCTGGCGGTGTGGGCGCGGCGGTGCGGCTATCCGTCCACCTTCGTGGGCAAGATTGGCCGGGACCGCTTCGGCGAACTGGCCACTGCCGAGCTTCAGGCCGAGGGTGTGGAGACCGAGCTGATCCTCAGCACCGAGCATCCCACCGGGGTGGTGCTGGCCCTGATTGACCGCCGGGGCCAGCGGGCCATGCTGACCGGGCAGGGGGCGGACTGGGAACTGCTGCCCGCCGAATTGCCGGAGGGTGTGCTGCGGGCGGCGGGTCACCTGCACCTCACCGCCTGGAGCCTGTTCCGCGATCCTCCGCGCGCCGCAGCGCTGGCGGCAGCTCTGCTGTCCAAGTCCTCCAGAACGGGGGAGGGCAACGCCACCCTGAGCCTGGACCCTGGCAGCTTCCAGATGATCCAGCAGATGGGCCGCGAGAACTTCCTGGACATCGTGGACCATGTGCCCTTTGACCTGCTGTTCCCCAACGATGACGAGGCCCGCGCCATGAGCGGCTGCGCCCACTCCGCCGACGCGCTGAGCTGGCTGCGCGAGCGTTACCCACACGCGCTGGTGGTCCTGAAGATGGACGCAGACGGCGCACTCATTGAAGGACCGGACCAGCCCCGCGTGGCGGTGGCCGCCACCCCCGACACCCTGATTGACGCCACCGGGGCTGGGGACGCTTTCGGCGGCGCATTCCTGGCGGGCTGGCTGGCCCACCGCAACGCAGAAAAGGCTGCTCGACTGGCCGTCGAGGTGGGCGGCTGGGTGGTCTCCCGCTTCGGGGCACGCCCCCCCGCCGACGCTGAACTGGCGGCCCGGCTGGCCCGGCATCCGCTAGAGGCCGCGCCTCCTCAGTCCGCGCGGGCCGGGGCGAGCCTGTGA
- a CDS encoding DUF421 domain-containing protein: MSGPEIIPFDWQRIWLGDAPPLFLLEIVFRTAVIFLWLLFLLRLTGKRGLAQLSALELVIVIALGSAAGDPLFYPEVPLLHAMLALALVVGFQRVLSRLVVRSETVESFMEGQPVELVRDGVFDVRVLEGANLSREDLFEKLRAQSVMQLGEVRRAYFEQDGTLTVFSHDKNSLPGLPVVPPWDLEKPVVLNPDEPQQGRVACLDCGRVVQVSGLLGACACGGKDGWMVAVVDPLAGPSGV, from the coding sequence TTGAGCGGCCCCGAAATCATCCCCTTTGACTGGCAGCGCATCTGGCTGGGCGACGCGCCGCCGCTGTTCCTGCTGGAAATCGTCTTCCGTACCGCCGTGATCTTTCTGTGGTTGCTGTTCCTGTTGCGGCTGACGGGTAAACGTGGGCTGGCCCAGCTCAGCGCGCTGGAACTGGTGATCGTGATTGCGCTGGGTTCGGCGGCGGGCGATCCACTGTTTTACCCGGAAGTGCCACTGCTTCACGCTATGCTGGCTCTGGCCCTGGTGGTGGGCTTTCAGCGGGTGCTGTCGCGGCTGGTGGTGCGCTCCGAGACTGTAGAGAGTTTCATGGAGGGCCAGCCGGTGGAACTGGTGCGCGACGGCGTGTTTGACGTTCGGGTGCTGGAAGGAGCCAACCTCAGTCGCGAAGATTTATTTGAGAAACTGCGCGCCCAGAGCGTCATGCAACTGGGCGAGGTCCGCCGCGCCTACTTTGAGCAGGACGGCACCCTGACCGTGTTCAGCCACGACAAAAATTCGCTGCCCGGCCTGCCCGTGGTGCCGCCGTGGGATTTAGAGAAGCCTGTGGTTCTGAATCCCGATGAGCCGCAGCAGGGCCGTGTGGCCTGTCTGGATTGCGGGCGCGTAGTGCAGGTCAGCGGGTTGCTGGGTGCCTGTGCGTGCGGCGGCAAGGATGGCTGGATGGTGGCCGTGGTTGATCCGCTGGCAGGCCCTTCGGGTGTCTAA
- a CDS encoding biotin transporter BioY codes for MTQITHPTLARTLAPAPSLTRDLLLIAGGAALIALLAQAELPLKPVPVTLQTLGVLLVGAALGWKRAFAALALYLAVGAVGLPVFAGGVGSVAKFVGPTGGFLLAFPFAAALVGFLVERFALDRRPAGTVLAMLAGSAVIYALGLLWLGVVTGLSGQPLLGAGLLPFLPGDALKLGLAALLLPGAWALVGRR; via the coding sequence ATGACCCAGATCACCCACCCCACCCTCGCCCGTACCCTGGCCCCCGCCCCCAGCCTGACCCGTGACCTGCTGCTGATCGCGGGGGGCGCGGCCCTGATCGCCTTGCTGGCACAGGCCGAACTGCCCCTCAAGCCCGTGCCCGTGACCCTGCAAACGCTGGGCGTGTTGCTCGTGGGCGCGGCGCTGGGTTGGAAGCGGGCCTTCGCGGCGCTGGCGCTGTATCTGGCGGTAGGAGCAGTGGGCCTGCCCGTGTTCGCGGGAGGCGTCGGCAGCGTTGCCAAGTTCGTCGGACCCACGGGCGGCTTTCTGCTGGCCTTCCCCTTTGCCGCTGCGCTAGTGGGTTTTCTGGTGGAACGCTTCGCGCTGGACCGCCGCCCCGCTGGCACCGTGCTGGCGATGCTGGCGGGCAGCGCTGTGATCTACGCGCTGGGCCTCCTGTGGCTGGGCGTGGTCACGGGCCTGAGCGGGCAGCCGCTGCTGGGCGCAGGTCTGCTGCCCTTCCTGCCCGGCGACGCCCTGAAGCTGGGGCTGGCCGCGCTGCTGCTGCCGGGAGCCTGGGCGCTGGTGGGCCGCCGCTAA
- a CDS encoding heme lyase CcmF/NrfE family subunit, whose amino-acid sequence MLNLISFQSSALGSLGQIALLGALAFTLAGMTLAFVGGIRADARVVEAARRATWAVFALVTLGILVLMVALLKDDFTVRYVAEHSMRASPTWIKITSLWGALEGSILLWAWLLSGFAVILSLTLRRDALRPWALGTMFVSLLFFVGLCATIASPFTPVSGLLADGRGPNPALQNHWMMAVHPVLLYLGFVGLSVPFAYAVAALVTGRLSDHWVVITRRWTLVAWVFLTAAIVAGGWWSYETLGWGGYWAWDPVENASFIPWLLTTAFLHSIQIQEKRGLMRSWNVWLIVLAYSSTVLGTFLNRSGIVQSVHAFAGGPVGPVFLGFLAFLLIVGIGLAAWRAPALRDEAEVPAPVSREGAFLAGNWLFLVFAFMVLLGTLFPTFVEAVQGRRDASVGPAFYNAFAIPLGLGLMLLMGVGPLLPWRRADGQNLMRALVPLLASGVGAALIAFVFGIRATGVLLTIALAAYNIVGLGLLTARAARQSGGLGRTLQAQPRRYGAYTAHIGLVVLALGIAFSGAYRQDAQATLNLRAAAPTTLLHEQLELTGLRQQDRGFGTSAIASVSIDGKPFEARLNTYVQAPGTLFPAPAVRYGALGDTYLVVTSIDPKGQWASIRLIESPLVSWIWWGTLIICLGAGLTLVSPARPVLRAAPAGLAPATD is encoded by the coding sequence GTGCTTAATCTGATTTCTTTCCAGTCCAGCGCCCTGGGTTCGCTGGGGCAGATCGCGCTGCTGGGCGCGCTTGCCTTCACGCTGGCGGGCATGACACTGGCCTTCGTGGGCGGTATCCGTGCCGACGCGCGGGTGGTGGAGGCAGCGCGCCGGGCAACATGGGCCGTTTTTGCCCTCGTTACGTTGGGCATTCTGGTGCTGATGGTGGCGCTGCTCAAGGACGACTTCACAGTGCGCTACGTGGCCGAACATTCCATGCGCGCCTCGCCCACCTGGATCAAGATCACCAGCCTGTGGGGCGCGCTGGAGGGCAGCATCCTGCTGTGGGCGTGGCTGCTGTCGGGCTTTGCGGTCATCCTGTCGCTCACGTTGCGGCGCGACGCCCTGCGGCCCTGGGCACTGGGCACCATGTTCGTCAGCCTGCTGTTCTTCGTGGGCCTGTGCGCCACCATCGCCTCGCCGTTCACGCCCGTCTCTGGCCTGCTGGCCGATGGGCGCGGCCCCAATCCAGCCTTGCAGAACCACTGGATGATGGCCGTTCACCCGGTCCTGCTTTACCTGGGCTTCGTGGGCCTGAGCGTGCCGTTTGCCTATGCGGTGGCCGCCCTCGTCACAGGCCGATTGAGCGATCACTGGGTAGTGATCACGCGCCGCTGGACACTGGTGGCCTGGGTCTTCCTGACCGCTGCCATCGTCGCGGGCGGCTGGTGGAGTTACGAGACGCTGGGCTGGGGCGGCTACTGGGCCTGGGACCCGGTGGAGAACGCCTCCTTTATTCCGTGGCTGCTGACCACCGCCTTCCTGCACAGTATTCAGATTCAGGAAAAGCGTGGGCTGATGCGCTCGTGGAACGTGTGGCTGATCGTGCTGGCTTATTCCAGCACCGTGCTGGGCACTTTCCTGAACCGCAGCGGCATCGTCCAGAGCGTCCACGCCTTCGCGGGCGGCCCGGTGGGGCCAGTCTTCCTGGGGTTCCTGGCCTTCCTGCTGATCGTGGGCATCGGTCTGGCCGCGTGGCGCGCGCCCGCCCTGCGTGACGAGGCGGAGGTTCCCGCCCCGGTCAGCCGTGAGGGCGCGTTCCTGGCGGGCAACTGGCTCTTTTTAGTCTTCGCATTTATGGTGCTGCTGGGCACGCTGTTTCCCACCTTCGTGGAAGCGGTGCAGGGCCGCCGGGACGCCAGCGTGGGACCCGCCTTCTACAACGCCTTCGCCATTCCGCTGGGCCTGGGCCTGATGCTGCTGATGGGCGTGGGACCGCTGCTGCCCTGGCGGCGCGCGGACGGTCAGAATTTGATGCGGGCGCTGGTGCCGCTGCTGGCCTCCGGCGTGGGCGCAGCGCTGATCGCCTTCGTGTTCGGCATCCGCGCAACGGGCGTGCTGCTGACTATTGCGCTGGCGGCCTATAACATCGTCGGCTTGGGCTTGCTGACCGCCCGCGCGGCGCGGCAGAGCGGTGGCCTGGGCAGGACGCTTCAGGCGCAACCCCGCCGTTATGGTGCGTACACCGCCCACATCGGTCTGGTGGTGCTGGCGCTGGGCATCGCCTTCAGCGGCGCGTACCGTCAGGATGCCCAGGCCACGCTGAACCTGCGGGCCGCCGCCCCCACCACCCTGCTGCACGAGCAGTTGGAATTGACCGGGCTGCGGCAGCAGGACCGGGGTTTTGGAACCTCTGCCATCGCGTCCGTGTCCATTGACGGCAAGCCTTTTGAGGCGCGGCTGAACACCTACGTTCAGGCCCCCGGCACCCTCTTTCCCGCTCCCGCCGTGCGTTACGGCGCGCTGGGTGACACCTATCTGGTGGTCACGAGCATTGACCCCAAGGGCCAGTGGGCCAGCATCCGCCTGATTGAAAGCCCGCTGGTATCGTGGATCTGGTGGGGCACGCTGATCATCTGCCTGGGCGCGGGCCTCACGCTGGTCAGCCCGGCGCGGCCTGTGCTGCGCGCTGCCCCCGCTGGGCTGGCCCCGGCGACGGACTAG